The sequence TTAACCGTTCAAATAGTTCAAATGAACTCAATCGTAAAAACATCGAAAAAATTGACATAGGAGACTTTGAATTACCCTATGATTTGAACGTTCAAAACAACTTAATAAGCCAAAAATCATACACTAACAGGCAATTATTAGATAAATATCCTGACGTAGTCAAAGACATTCAAAAAGGTTCAAAAGTAGATGATTTAGTTCAAAAATACCAACTATCAAGGTCTACTGTCATGAACATTAAGCGCACTTACAAAGTGATGCAAGAAGTGTTATAATCAGGGGTGTAATCTTATTATTGTTACATTATAAATAAGAGAAAAAATGAAAGGGGTAGAGGATATAATAGAAGAATATAAATCTCTGAAATTAGATGAAGTTGTCGATTATGACAAGTTCAACAGCTACACCATTGTAGCACACAGTACCCAAATAGAAGGCTCAACCTTAACGATAGAAGATACCAGACTACTGCTGCATGATGGATTGACACCAAAGGGGAAGCCACTGATTCACTCCAACATGGTGATGGATCATTATAAAGCTCTGGAACTAATGAAAGAGTTAGTCAAACAGAAATCACCCATTACTTCAACGCTAATACAGAAATTGAATGCTCAGGTAATGGAAACAACAGGCAGCATCTATAATACTGTATTTGGTGAAGTAGACGCTAGGAAAGGAGAGTTCCGGAAGGGAGCGGTTATGGCTGGAGTTAGGTATTTCATGAATTACTCAAAAGTACCATCAGCTGTAGAAAAGCTTGCAAAACATCTGGAGGAGAACATTAATGATGAAAGGTTGACACTTGAAGAGAAAATCAACCTTAGTTTTTATGCTCATTTTG comes from Limibacter armeniacum and encodes:
- a CDS encoding Fic family protein produces the protein MKGVEDIIEEYKSLKLDEVVDYDKFNSYTIVAHSTQIEGSTLTIEDTRLLLHDGLTPKGKPLIHSNMVMDHYKALELMKELVKQKSPITSTLIQKLNAQVMETTGSIYNTVFGEVDARKGEFRKGAVMAGVRYFMNYSKVPSAVEKLAKHLEENINDERLTLEEKINLSFYAHFELVSIHPFYDGNGRTSRLLMNYIQERLGLPMSIVFKEDKLDYIQALEATRENDDLNVFYSFMQEQYKKYLLEEIKRYNDQVGE